The following is a genomic window from Paraburkholderia largidicola.
CGCGCTGACCACACTGCGTGAAGTAGGACTAGAGTTGAAACCATCACCGGTCGTCGTCATCGCGTTGATTACATTGCACGCGTGATCGTTGGCAAGCGTCTGGCTGTTCCCCGCGTCGATACACCAACAACGCATACCGCCCCCGTGCGTCTGAACAACGAGCGGATTGAACTCCTGATCCTGCGCACTGCCTTACTCGTTTATCAATTAAGGAATCCTTATTCCAAGAGGCGATCCTGGCTCCCCATATCGGGGCACAGTCTTGATGCTGCCTTGCCTGGTGGCGGGCGCCACGGACCTCTAAATCCGCAGATTGCAACCAGCAAAAGGTGAGATAGAATAAGGTGCATTCTTCACCACGGGATCGCTCACCATGAAAATGGAAAGCTGGGTCGGTCAATCGAGCGCGAATGGCATCAGTTGCGTCGCGCCGACCCTGCGCTGGATGTCGAAAAATTCTCGCGCCACGTCATTGCGGCAAACAAGACTGGATTCCTGTCACCAGAGTCGCTCGCCGCAATCGCAAACGCCCTTCTCACCAGCACGTTAAACCATGCACCCTATCTGGGCCGCTGGCTACCTGAGCGCATTGGCGCGAACCGCCATCCGGCCTGGCGAACGGCAATGGCCATATCACTCGTCACACCAACAGGTGGGGACGCGGACTTTGAGCGAGGTAACGCGATTCTTGAAGATGTGATAAAGGATGAAACCGCGGACGGTCCTCTGCGCGGGCTGTCGGCCGCCGCGCTGGCCGACAGCGCACGACTGGGGCGGGGCATGCAGGCGGATGTGAGCCGTGCGCGCTCGCTCTATGAGCAGGCCATCGAACTGGGACACAAAGCCTCAGCACACAATCTCGGACTTTTCTGGGAGGGCGTGTGGGGTGCAGAAGACAGGAGCGGTCTCCCGAACCGCACAAAGGCCATGCAGAGCTATCGACGCGGTGGAGATGACAAACGTTGCCAACACCGTCTGGAAGCGTTGCGTTAAGGCCCTACCGCCAGCGAGTCGGGCGGGTGGAAGGTCCTGAGAGGCGCCCGACGGATTTCTCTCATCAATGGATAAAGGCAAGGTGACGGAGAAGAGACTCGCCGTCCTCCGTGATGCGAAGGCGTACTGCTCCGCCCGCAAGTCGCTCCAGTGCGACAAGCTGCTGTTCAAGCAACGTACCAAGTTCCTCCCGATCGGCGATGTGATCGGCGGAGTCCTTAACCAGCATCAATGTTGCAAATTGGTGGGCGCTCAACACGTGATGCTCCTGATGCAAAGAGAGATACGCGGGTCGTCAGGTTTCCAGTGACTGACGTTCGATGACGACCCACAAAGGTGGATTTAATACCGAGGGCAAAAAGCTTGACGTCGAAATGTGACAGCATGAGGACGGCCGTTTTGCCGCTGGACGCCCGGCAGAGACGCATACGTAGCGACTGATGCGCCAGTTGGCAACGTTGCCTCCCCTATAATCGAGATTCAGAATATCCACATCGCATGGAGCGGTACCTTATGAGTCAAGCCCGCGGGCGACATGCGGGATCCCGGGACAGCAGCCAACGCCAATCCCGGTACGTCAAACAATCTCCGCCCAACCGGCAGGCACAGCCGTATGTGAAGGCGCCTCCTCGAGACGCCTACCAGACTGCCTCCATCTTCAGCACACGATCGTTTCAGTTTCTGGTTGATGCGGTAGGCGCAGAGAACATTGCGATAGCCCTTGAATCGAACATGATGCGCGTGGCCGAACTGATGAAAGGCGAACGGTTTACGCCCGAGACCGCCTTTCACATGGAAACCACGCTTGGGTTACCGCACGGCTTTTTTGACCAGCCCAACCCTGCGCTCGCACCCGAAATCGTCGCCCGTCTGAAGTCACCGCTTGACCTCATTCAAATGGACGACGGACCTGACGGGGAGTCGGAAGCACTTAAGCTGGCTTCTGCTCTGAACGTCGATCAGCAACCATCACTTAAAGACAGTGTGTCCGAGGAAGCGCAAATGCCAAAGAAAGTAGCGGGCGGGTCGCCCACAGCCGTCAGGAACAGTCGGAGCGGAACGGCCGAACAGCCTGAACCTCGTGCGCCGCTCAAAGCTTCGCCTTCGAAAGACAAAGCGTCGCCTAAAACCCCTCAACAGCAACCGCTGGCACTGAGCGACAGCGTCGAGGTGGAGAACATCCGACGTGCTAACCTCCACATTCTCACGAGTCGCAACGGATCAAAAGTAAGACTTGGCGTGGTCATGGAGATGAGTGGATTCAACATAGCCGATCGGCTACATGGCAAGAAGCGCATGGACAGTATCGAAGCAAACCGGTTCACGGAGCGACTGGGTCTACCACCTGGCTGGCTGGACACGCCGCGCTCCGAAGCTGAGATTCCAGAGTCGGTGTCGCGTATGCTTACGCCTGCTTCGCGTGGTCGCGTATCCCCCCAACAAGACGAGGCGCGGGCGACCGCAACAGACGATGGCACGCCACGAACGAAGCTCGCCAAAGCGAAAGCGCACACGAAGCGCTCACGTGCGGGCGACCCGGGCGAGTCGGAAAGCCCCTCGCCTGTTCCGGCGGATGTCACAGGAGAGCAAGAGACGATCGTCGTCAGCCCGCTTGAAGAGAGTCATGACGAGGCACCGACTGCCAAACCGGCTACCCTTGAGTCGCTCTCCGCCTCCGCAATACTGCAGCGAAACCCGGTATCGCACCCCTTCTCTTCCGTGACCAGCCTGGACAATCTTCGTGGTATTGAACCGATAGCGGAGGCGTTGATCAAGACGCTAGCAGGTAAAGCGCGCACGGGTCGACTGGACGAATTGAAAGCGCTGGAACTTTTGCAGCAAGCGGTCCTGTTGTGAGTCGGTGGTAGCGTGCCAGGCCCCTTCGTGCGAAACGGTTGCCGCGGCGACTCACGAATCCGCAACAGCATCAGATAATGCAGCCGCCGTTGGCCAGAACGACCGGAGCCTGAACCGATTCGGGCCACCGGGAAGCGTAGGGTGTGCTGTCCGTGGACCTGCTGATGGCAGGTCTCATCCCGGCATGGTAAAAAGTCTTCCGTCGCGGGCGGCCGCTTCCGTGCCGTACCGCATTCGCGTCGCATT
Proteins encoded in this region:
- a CDS encoding sel1 repeat family protein: MRRADPALDVEKFSRHVIAANKTGFLSPESLAAIANALLTSTLNHAPYLGRWLPERIGANRHPAWRTAMAISLVTPTGGDADFERGNAILEDVIKDETADGPLRGLSAAALADSARLGRGMQADVSRARSLYEQAIELGHKASAHNLGLFWEGVWGAEDRSGLPNRTKAMQSYRRGGDDKRCQHRLEALR